A genomic segment from Ramlibacter agri encodes:
- a CDS encoding intradiol ring-cleavage dioxygenase: protein MRNVNQDTITQAVIARLAETPDPRLKEIMTSLVQHLHAFAREVKLTEAEWFQGIDFLTRVGQKCDDKRQEFILLSDTLGMSMLTVAMNNDKPAGCTEATVFGPFYVEGAPEFDLGEDVAGGAPGVPCEVRGRVLGLNGEPVPGAELHVWQADAEGMYDVQREGLEHAQARGVLHASKDGKYWFKSILAEAYPIPTDGPVGEMLRATRRHPWRPAHLHFMIKAPGYETLITHVFRNGDTYLDSDAVFGVRQSLIADWVKQPDGHYLVEYDFVLNPAKGQH from the coding sequence ATGCGCAACGTGAACCAGGACACCATCACCCAGGCCGTCATCGCCCGGCTGGCCGAAACGCCGGACCCGCGCCTGAAGGAGATCATGACCAGCCTGGTGCAGCACCTGCATGCCTTCGCCCGCGAGGTGAAGCTGACCGAAGCCGAGTGGTTCCAGGGCATCGACTTCCTGACCCGCGTGGGCCAGAAGTGCGACGACAAGCGGCAGGAGTTCATCCTGCTGTCGGACACCCTGGGCATGTCGATGCTGACGGTGGCGATGAACAACGACAAGCCGGCAGGCTGCACCGAAGCCACCGTGTTCGGCCCCTTCTACGTGGAAGGCGCACCAGAGTTCGACCTGGGCGAGGACGTGGCGGGCGGCGCGCCCGGCGTTCCCTGCGAGGTGCGCGGCCGCGTGCTGGGCCTCAACGGCGAGCCGGTGCCCGGCGCCGAGCTGCACGTCTGGCAGGCCGATGCCGAAGGGATGTACGACGTGCAGCGCGAAGGCCTGGAGCACGCGCAGGCACGCGGTGTGCTGCACGCCAGCAAGGACGGGAAGTACTGGTTCAAGTCCATCCTGGCCGAGGCCTACCCGATTCCCACCGACGGGCCGGTCGGCGAGATGCTGCGCGCGACCAGGCGCCATCCCTGGCGGCCGGCGCACCTGCACTTCATGATCAAGGCGCCGGGCTACGAGACGCTGATCACCCACGTGTTCCGCAACGGTGACACCTACCTCGACTCCGATGCGGTGTTCGGCGTGCGGCAGTCGCTCATCGCCGACTGGGTGAAGCAGCCGGATGGCCACTACCTCGTCGAATACGACTTCGTGCTGAATCCGGCGAAGGGGCAGCATTGA
- a CDS encoding DsrE family protein: MTTRRVFLAAAALPAFLLALPVLAQQQANRNRVVMQVSDNDPGKWNLALNNATNIQKELGMDDVDVEIVVYGPGIGMLKAGSPVAPRISSALTNGVKVVACENTMAGMHLQKSDMLPDIGYVPAGVVELMKKQQQGWAYVRP, encoded by the coding sequence ATGACGACCCGCCGCGTTTTCCTCGCCGCCGCCGCCCTGCCGGCCTTCCTGCTCGCCCTGCCCGTGCTCGCGCAGCAGCAGGCCAACCGCAACCGGGTGGTGATGCAGGTGAGCGACAACGATCCGGGCAAGTGGAACCTGGCGTTGAACAACGCCACCAACATCCAGAAGGAACTGGGCATGGACGACGTCGACGTCGAGATCGTCGTCTACGGCCCCGGCATCGGCATGCTCAAGGCCGGCTCGCCGGTGGCGCCGCGCATTTCCAGCGCGCTTACCAACGGCGTCAAGGTGGTCGCCTGCGAGAACACCATGGCCGGCATGCACCTGCAGAAGAGCGACATGTTGCCGGACATCGGCTATGTCCCTGCCGGCGTGGTGGAGTTGATGAAGAAGCAGCAGCAGGGCTGGGCCTACGTGCGGCCGTAG
- a CDS encoding LysR substrate-binding domain-containing protein: MDRWTEMALFVQVAETGSLSRAAEELGLSNAAASRHLSALEERLGARLVERNTRRLFLTEPGQEFLRRSKGILADLHEAESAVNASTLNPTGTLRVTASLSFSMSHIAPLLPEYTRRYPNVRVHVETANRYLDLIDNNIDVAIRTRETEPDSNITIRRLAETRRILAASPGYLSRAGTPRTLDDLAKHAMLIYTYSNHPHELRFTRDGDTVSVPATGVLESNDGQVLRSAALEGLGILVQPTYILYEDIVAGRLVPVLDAWDLPRLVINLAYPSRKHLSAKTRTFIDFLAEHFDRMEYERKWTTRFNY; the protein is encoded by the coding sequence GTGGATCGCTGGACAGAGATGGCCTTGTTCGTGCAGGTGGCGGAGACCGGCAGCCTGAGCCGTGCCGCGGAGGAGTTGGGGCTTTCCAACGCCGCGGCCAGCCGGCACCTCTCGGCGCTGGAAGAGCGCCTGGGCGCGCGGTTGGTGGAGCGCAACACGCGGCGCCTCTTCCTCACCGAGCCGGGGCAGGAGTTCCTGCGCCGCAGCAAGGGCATCCTCGCGGACCTGCACGAGGCCGAGTCGGCGGTGAACGCGTCGACGCTCAACCCCACCGGCACCTTGCGGGTGACGGCCTCGCTGTCCTTCTCGATGTCGCACATCGCGCCGCTGCTGCCCGAATACACGCGGCGCTATCCCAACGTGCGCGTGCACGTGGAGACGGCCAACCGCTACCTGGACCTGATCGACAACAACATCGACGTCGCCATCCGCACGCGCGAGACGGAGCCGGACTCCAACATCACGATCCGGCGGCTGGCGGAAACGCGGCGCATCCTGGCGGCCTCGCCCGGTTACCTCAGTCGCGCCGGCACGCCGCGCACGCTGGACGACCTGGCGAAGCACGCGATGCTGATCTACACGTATTCCAACCATCCGCACGAACTGCGCTTCACGCGCGACGGCGACACCGTCTCCGTGCCGGCCACCGGCGTGCTGGAGTCCAACGACGGCCAGGTGCTGCGGTCCGCGGCGCTGGAAGGCCTGGGCATCCTGGTGCAGCCCACGTACATCCTGTACGAGGACATCGTGGCGGGCCGGCTGGTGCCGGTGCTCGATGCCTGGGACCTGCCGCGGCTGGTGATCAACCTCGCCTACCCGAGCCGCAAGCACCTGTCGGCCAAGACGCGCACCTTCATCGACTTCCTCGCGGAGCATTTCGACCGCATGGAATACGAGCGCAAATGGACCACCCGGTTCAACTACTGA
- a CDS encoding cytochrome c yields MKKTLGLLLLAACTCAGAVTKTIDLPSDGVFLKPSPLPGYAKAQAQCVACHSAEYMAYQPVNAPRGYWENMVKRMQQVFKAPVNDADMPDIIDYLVKTYGNEQGK; encoded by the coding sequence ATGAAGAAGACCCTCGGCCTCCTGCTGCTGGCTGCCTGCACTTGCGCCGGCGCCGTCACCAAGACCATCGACCTGCCGTCCGACGGCGTGTTCCTCAAGCCCAGCCCGCTGCCCGGGTACGCCAAGGCGCAGGCCCAGTGCGTGGCCTGCCACTCCGCCGAATACATGGCCTACCAGCCGGTCAACGCGCCGCGCGGCTACTGGGAAAACATGGTCAAGCGCATGCAGCAGGTGTTCAAGGCGCCGGTGAACGACGCCGACATGCCGGACATCATCGACTACCTGGTCAAGACCTACGGCAACGAACAGGGCAAGTGA
- a CDS encoding molybdopterin-dependent oxidoreductase: protein MNSIRNTRRRLLGGAGALTASALAPWPLKAAAQAAGSVDLPLANGHRLLAKYPEKRPLIVLTSRPPQLETPWEVFNEGVITPNDAFFVRYHNAGLPFSVDGDAHAIKIGGNAVAKPYALTVAELRSQFKPVDLVAVNQCSGNSRGHFEPRVTGGQLSNGAMGNARWVGVPLKDVLARAEPKNTARQVTFDGLDQALFGGGDFVKALEMGHAMDGEVMIAFQMNGADLPMLNGFPVRLVVPGHYGTYWVKHLSAIEVIDNSFEGFWMRPGYRVPDNDCACVPPGTAPAATRPIGRFNVRSFITSVNDGARVSAGQPLAVRGIAFDGGQGIREVAWSADGGQSWRGAKLGEDLGRYSFREFTFGFTPQAGAHDLRVRAWNRSGQSQPMEALWQPAGYMRNVVESVKIMAA from the coding sequence ATGAATTCGATCCGCAACACGCGGCGCCGCCTGCTGGGTGGCGCCGGTGCGCTCACGGCCTCGGCCCTCGCGCCCTGGCCCTTGAAGGCGGCCGCGCAGGCCGCCGGCAGCGTGGACCTGCCCCTGGCCAACGGCCACCGGCTGCTCGCGAAGTACCCGGAGAAGCGGCCGCTGATCGTGCTGACCTCGCGCCCGCCGCAGCTGGAGACGCCCTGGGAGGTGTTCAACGAAGGCGTGATCACGCCCAACGACGCCTTCTTCGTCCGCTACCACAACGCCGGCCTGCCGTTCTCGGTCGATGGCGACGCGCATGCCATCAAGATCGGCGGCAACGCGGTGGCCAAGCCGTATGCGTTGACGGTGGCGGAACTGCGCAGCCAGTTCAAGCCCGTGGACCTGGTGGCGGTGAACCAGTGCTCGGGCAACAGCCGCGGCCACTTCGAGCCGCGCGTCACCGGTGGCCAGCTGTCCAACGGCGCCATGGGCAATGCGCGCTGGGTCGGCGTGCCGCTGAAGGACGTGCTGGCGCGTGCCGAGCCGAAGAACACGGCGCGCCAGGTCACCTTCGACGGCCTCGACCAGGCGCTGTTCGGCGGCGGCGATTTCGTCAAGGCGCTGGAGATGGGCCACGCCATGGACGGCGAGGTGATGATCGCCTTCCAGATGAACGGGGCCGACCTGCCGATGCTGAACGGCTTCCCGGTGCGCCTGGTGGTGCCGGGCCACTACGGCACCTACTGGGTCAAGCACCTGTCGGCGATCGAGGTCATCGACAACAGCTTCGAGGGCTTCTGGATGCGCCCGGGCTATCGCGTCCCCGACAACGACTGCGCCTGCGTCCCGCCCGGCACCGCGCCGGCGGCGACGCGGCCCATCGGCCGCTTCAACGTGCGCTCCTTCATCACCTCGGTCAACGACGGCGCGCGCGTCAGCGCCGGCCAGCCGCTGGCGGTGCGCGGCATCGCCTTCGACGGCGGCCAGGGCATCCGCGAGGTGGCGTGGTCAGCCGACGGCGGCCAGAGCTGGCGCGGGGCGAAGCTGGGCGAGGACCTCGGTCGCTACTCCTTCCGCGAGTTCACGTTCGGCTTCACGCCGCAGGCGGGCGCGCACGACCTGCGCGTGCGGGCCTGGAACCGCTCGGGCCAGAGCCAGCCGATGGAGGCGCTGTGGCAGCCGGCCGGCTACATGCGCAACGTCGTCGAGTCCGTGAAGATCATGGCAGCCTGA